The stretch of DNA GAGCCGCTTCCTACTACACATGAAGACTCGGCTCTTGCAGGCTGGGTCATTGCCTTCTACTCCATGCAAAAGCTTCGCAACTATTTATTCCAAAACCCAGCTTCTCGCCAAACCCAGCTTTGCTTCCTAAATAAGCAGGGAGAATTACTTTTTTCAGATGCGGCCTCTCTGCAAAACGGAGCCTTCTCTCTTGCATTAGCAGGATATCCACAGCTTTCCCCTTCACACACTACGTACCCTTTGGAACCCTCGCCTAAGGCATTCAAATCCAAAGAACTTTTACAGGTTACCATACAAGGAAAAACCTTCTTGGGCTACCTTTCTTCTTGGCAGCCAATCCCGCACACCTATTCTCTCGCGCTTGTTCCACTATCAAACTGTATTACACAAGCCTTAAGACTCCCCATTAACGTCATTGTATTTTACATCCTTGCTTTTTCTCTGATGGGATGGTTGCTCTCTTGCACTAGCAAACGCTTAAATCGCCCTTTACAAGAACTCACTGTCAGCATGGAATCTGCCTGGAAAGGAAATCATCTTGTTCGTTATGAACCGCAGCCTTTCGGATACGAAATTAATGAACTAGGGAATATTTTTAACTGCACGCTGCTATTACTTCTCAATGTGAAAGAAAAAGCAGAGATAGAATATGCTTCTGGTAGCTTATTACAAAAAGAGCTTGCTTTGTTGGCTTCTTTACAAGACACTCTTCTCGGTCAACGTTCCGATGAACTTCCTGGAGGAATCTTCTCGTTGAATAGATTGAAAGGAGAGCAACAAACAGGGCACTTTTATGGCTGGGTAGCATCTCCTCAAAAAACAAGCTTTCTCGGCGTGATTGGAATTGCTGGAGATATTGGGCTTCCTTCTTATCTATATGCTCTCTCTGCCCGAAGTCTATTCCTTACTTACGCAAGTTTGGGATACTCACTACGCGCTATTCGCGATAAAACCACTCAAAATTTCAATGAAACAACCGAAGGGAATGAAGCCTCCATTTCTATGGTTTTCCTGGAATATAATCCGGCATCCCGATCATTATCCATGCTTTCGCAAGGGATTAATCCTCCCTCTCTATTCCTGAAACGCAAAGAACGCCTCCTAGCTATTGCAGAACAACAAGAGATAGAATCGGGAGATATTCTGATTTGTCTCACAGGCTGCCCAAATATCTCCCAGAGTCTAACATCACTTCCCATAGAAGCTTTACTCAAAGA from Chlamydia suis encodes:
- a CDS encoding PP2C family serine/threonine-protein phosphatase; translated protein: MRQTFTKRILLFLFLVIPAPLLLNLAVLSFFSFAAVKTAVVQDLHTRTMNFNLELEKKIAIHKIFLKRLAETLALKTLTTTQDFFTEAYSEMIALGDIDLSLCLLSSANDSIRTKNPRDPFIRYIKAHPEIRDKLIQNPGNASLVSISGYLDKEEHYLVFAEPLPTTHEDSALAGWVIAFYSMQKLRNYLFQNPASRQTQLCFLNKQGELLFSDAASLQNGAFSLALAGYPQLSPSHTTYPLEPSPKAFKSKELLQVTIQGKTFLGYLSSWQPIPHTYSLALVPLSNCITQALRLPINVIVFYILAFSLMGWLLSCTSKRLNRPLQELTVSMESAWKGNHLVRYEPQPFGYEINELGNIFNCTLLLLLNVKEKAEIEYASGSLLQKELALLASLQDTLLGQRSDELPGGIFSLNRLKGEQQTGHFYGWVASPQKTSFLGVIGIAGDIGLPSYLYALSARSLFLTYASLGYSLRAIRDKTTQNFNETTEGNEASISMVFLEYNPASRSLSMLSQGINPPSLFLKRKERLLAIAEQQEIESGDILICLTGCPNISQSLTSLPIEALLKDPLAPLHSENFTEILTTMLKNKNQTQIDGAVGFFSFI